One Oceanibaculum indicum P24 genomic window, GCTCGGCCAACATCACCAGCCATTTCGGCAATGTGGAAAGCCCCTGGCGCAAGCCGGGCGACAACCGTCCGCTGGTGCCCGGCGGCTCCTCGGGCGGCTCGGCGGCTGCCGTGGCCGCGCATGCCGCCATCGCCGCCACCGGCACGGACACTGGCGGATCGATCCGTCAGCCGGCTTCCTTCACCGGCATCGTCGGGCTGAAGCCGACCTATGGGCGCTGCTCGCGCTGGGGCATCGTCGCTTTCGCCTCCTCGCTGGATCAGGCCGGGCCGATGACCCGCAGCGTCACCGACGCGGCGGTCATGCTGGGCGTCATGGCGGGGCATGATCCGAAGGATTCCACCTCGGTCGATATCGCCGTGCCCGATTACCGCGCCGCTCTGGAAGGCTCGGTGAAAGGTCTGCGCGTCGGCATCCCGAAGGAATATCGCGTCGAGGGCATGCCGGCCGAGATCGAGCAGCAGTGGCAGCAGGGCATCGACTGGCTGAAGGCCGCCGGCATGGAGCCTGTGGAGGTCAGCCTACCGCACACCAAGCATGCGCTGCCGACCTACTACATCATCGCGCCGGCGGAGGCGTCGTCCAACCTGGCGCGCTATGACGGCGTGCGCTACGGGCTGCGCGTCGCGGGCGACACGCTGGACGGTCTCTATGAGAACAGCCGCGCCGCCGGCTTCGGGGCGGAGGTGAAGCGCCGCGTGCTGATCGGCACCTATGTGCTGTCGGCGGGCTATTACGACGCCTATTACCTGAAGGCGCAGAAGATCCGCACGCTGATCGCCGAGGATTTCCGCAAGGCCTATGAGCAGTGCGACGTCATCCTGACGCCGACCTCGCCCTCGGCGGCCTTCGCCATCGGCGAGAAGATGGACGACCCAGTCGCCATGTATATGCAGGACGTGTTCACCGTGCCGGCGAACCTGGCCGGCATTCCAGGCCTCTCCGTACCGTCGGGCGTTTCCGCCGACGGGCTGCCGCTGGGGCTGCAGGTGCTGGGCAAGGCCTTCGACGAGGAGACGGTGCTGAAGGTCGGACGGGTGATCGAGAAGGCGGCCGCGTTCGGCGCGAAGCCGGCCTTCCTGGCGGGAGAGTAAGAGCATGAGCGGATTGCTGATCGAGGGACGCACGGGCACCTGGGAGGTCGTCATCGGCCTGGAAGTGCACGCGCAGGTCACCTCCAACGCCAAGCTGTTCTCCGGTGCCTCGGCGGCCTTCGGCGCGGAGCCGAACAGCCAGGTCAGCCTCGTCGATGCGGCGATGCCGGGCATGCTGCCGGTCATCAACAAGGTCTGCGTCGATCAGGCGATCAAGACCGGCCTCGGCCTGAATGCGGCGATCAACCGGACCAGCGTGTTTGCCCGCAAGAACTACTTCTATGCCGACCTGCCGCAGGGCTATCAGATCTCGCAGTATGAGAAACCGATCGTCGGCGAGGGCATCGTGCTGGTCGATCTGCCGGACGGCACGACCCGGGAAATCGGCATCGAGCGGCTGCATCTGGAACAGGATGCCGGCAAGAGCCTGCATGACCAGCATCCGAGCAAGAGCTACATCGACCTGAACCGTTCCGGCGTGGCGCTGATGGAGATCGTCTCCAAGCCGGATCTGCGCTCGGGCGACGAGGCGGCGGCCTATCTCACCAAGCTGCGTGCCATCCTGCGCTATCTCGGCACCTGCGACGGCAACATGGAGGAAGGCTCCATGCGCTGCGACGCCAACGTGTCGGTGCGCAAGGCCGGCGACCCCTTCGGTACGCGCTGCGAGATCAAGAATGTGAACTCGATCCGCTTCGTGAAGCAGGCCATCGAGTATGAGGCGCGCCGCCAGGTCGAGGTGATTGAGGAGGGTGGCACCATCAACCAGGAAACCCGCCTGTTCGATTCGCGTCAGGGTGTCACCCGCTCCATGCGCTCCAAGGAGCATGCGCATGATTACCGCTATTTCCCCGATCCCGACCTGCTGCCGCTGGTCCTGACCGAGGAGCGGATCGAGAAGATCAAGGCCAGCCTGCCGGAACTGCCGGACGCGAAGAAGCAGCGCTTCATGCAGGATTACGGCCTGTCGGCCTATGATGCCGGCGTGCTGGTGGCGGAGCAGGAGACCTCCGGCTTCTACGAGAAGGTCGTGACATCCAGCGGCGATGCCAAGCTGGCGGCGAACTGGGTCATCACCGAACTGTTCGGCCAGCTGAACACTGCCGGCAAGGACATCGCCGACAGCCCGGTCTCGGCCGAGGCGCTGGGCCGGATGATCGCCCGCATCAAGGACGGCACGATCTCCGGCCGCATCGCCAAGGACGTGTTCGCCGAGATGTTCGAGACCGGCAAGGATGCCGATGCGATCATCGAGGAGAAGGGGCTGAAGCAGGTCTCCGACACCGGCGCCATCGAGAAGGTGATCGACGAGGTGCTGGCCGCCAACCAGGACAAGGTGGCGGAATACAAGTCGGGCAAGGACAAGCTGTTCGGCTTCTTCGTCGGCCAGGTGATGAAGGCCAGCCAGGGCAAGGCCAATCCGGGGATGGTGAACGAGCTGCTGAAAAGCAAGCTGGCCTGACGGCCATGTCCACCACTGCCCTGAAGTTTGCGGTCTTCGACTGCGACGGCACGCTGGTCGATAGCCAGCATCACATCGTGGCGGCGGCGCAGGCCGCGTTCGCCCGCCACGATCTGCCGCCCCCGCCGGCGGAGCTGGTGCGCACTGGTATCGGCCTGCCGCTGCGCCAGGCGCTGGCGCGGCTGGCCCCGGATGGCGATGACGCGCTGCATGACGGGCTGACCGAGGCCTACAGGTCGGTCTTCTTCGAAATGCGCCACCGGCCCGACCATTGGGAACCGCTCTATCCCGGCGTCGTTGAAACACTGGACAGGCTGGCCGCCGTTGGCTGGCTGCTGGGCATCGCCACCGGCAAGGCAAAGCGCGGCCTGCTGGCGGTACTGGACATGCACGGGCTGCGCGACCGCTTCGTGGTGCTGCGCACCGCCGATGACGGGCCGGGCAAACCGCACCCTTTCATGCTGACCTCCGCCATGTCGGAAATCGGCGTGGAAGCGGCGGATACGGTGATGATCGGCGATACCAGCTACGATATCGAGATGGCACGGGCGGCCGGCACACTGGCCGTTGGCGTGTCCTGGGGGTACCATTCGGCGGAGATGCTGCAGGCCGCCGGGGCGCACCATCTGGTGCATGACTATCCAGCACTGGCCGCCACCCTGCTAAACCGGGAGGACTGACCATGCGCCTGAAGACCATCGCCAAGATCGTCGGCGTCCTGCTCATCGCACTGGTTGTCGCGGTGGTTGTCGTCGTCAAATCCATCGATTCCGAGGATGTGAAGCGGCAGATCGCGGAGCAGGTTTCGGCTTCCACCGGACGGACGCTCGCCATTGCCGGCGACCTCGATGTCGGCATCTCGCTGACGCCGGTTCTAGCGGCCACATCGGTGACCTTCTCCAACGCCGAATGGGGTAGCCGTCCGGAGATGGCGCGCATCGGCGAGCTGCAGGTTTCGGTGGCGCTGCTGCCGCTCATCAGCGGCCAGGTCGATATCCGCGAGCTGGTGGTGCGCGACGCCGACATCCTGCTGGAGACCAACCGGCAGGGGCGTGGCAATTGGCAGTTCGGCGAGGCGAAGCCGGCCGGCCAGAATGGCACGCAGTCCGGCGGCGGGGCAGATATCGCCTTCCGTGACCTGACCATCGAGCGCAGCGTGCTGGTGCTGAAGGATGCCGCCACCGGCACTGAACAGAAGCTGACGGTGAACCGGCTGGCGCTGGAACCATCAGGCAATCTCAACAAGCTCGATCTCGATATCCAGTATCAGGAAATGGCGGCGGCGCTGTCCGGCACGGTCGGCAGCATCGACGCGCTGACGACGGGGCGTGCGGTTCCCATCGACCTGGAAGGCAGCGCGCTCGGCATCGACCTGGCACTCTCCGGCACGGCGGCGGCCAGTGCGAACGGGCCGTTCAACCTTTCTCTCTCTGCCAGCGGCAAGGATTTCGCCGGGCTGAAGCCGGTCGCAGGCGATCTGCCGCAACTCGGCGCGTTCGACCTGAAGGCGCAGGTCTCGGGCGACGGCAAGGCGCTGAAGCTGGAGCCGCTGTCGCTGAAGCTGGGCCGCACTGATCTGGCTGGCGGCCTGTCGGTGAAGCTGGGCGGTACCCGGCCCGCGCTTACCGGGTCGCTCGCCAGCGATGCGCTGGACCTTG contains:
- the gatA gene encoding Asp-tRNA(Asn)/Glu-tRNA(Gln) amidotransferase subunit GatA, whose protein sequence is MASLTGLTMAEALDGLAKKDFSSTELTGAYVKAMEQARHLNAYIVETPEQALDMAKASDARRAKGHAGAMDGLPLGIKDLYCTKGVQTTAGSHILEGFTPTYESTVTQKLWDAGAVMLGKLNLDEFAMGSANITSHFGNVESPWRKPGDNRPLVPGGSSGGSAAAVAAHAAIAATGTDTGGSIRQPASFTGIVGLKPTYGRCSRWGIVAFASSLDQAGPMTRSVTDAAVMLGVMAGHDPKDSTSVDIAVPDYRAALEGSVKGLRVGIPKEYRVEGMPAEIEQQWQQGIDWLKAAGMEPVEVSLPHTKHALPTYYIIAPAEASSNLARYDGVRYGLRVAGDTLDGLYENSRAAGFGAEVKRRVLIGTYVLSAGYYDAYYLKAQKIRTLIAEDFRKAYEQCDVILTPTSPSAAFAIGEKMDDPVAMYMQDVFTVPANLAGIPGLSVPSGVSADGLPLGLQVLGKAFDEETVLKVGRVIEKAAAFGAKPAFLAGE
- a CDS encoding HAD-IA family hydrolase, which codes for MSTTALKFAVFDCDGTLVDSQHHIVAAAQAAFARHDLPPPPAELVRTGIGLPLRQALARLAPDGDDALHDGLTEAYRSVFFEMRHRPDHWEPLYPGVVETLDRLAAVGWLLGIATGKAKRGLLAVLDMHGLRDRFVVLRTADDGPGKPHPFMLTSAMSEIGVEAADTVMIGDTSYDIEMARAAGTLAVGVSWGYHSAEMLQAAGAHHLVHDYPALAATLLNRED
- the gatB gene encoding Asp-tRNA(Asn)/Glu-tRNA(Gln) amidotransferase subunit GatB — its product is MSGLLIEGRTGTWEVVIGLEVHAQVTSNAKLFSGASAAFGAEPNSQVSLVDAAMPGMLPVINKVCVDQAIKTGLGLNAAINRTSVFARKNYFYADLPQGYQISQYEKPIVGEGIVLVDLPDGTTREIGIERLHLEQDAGKSLHDQHPSKSYIDLNRSGVALMEIVSKPDLRSGDEAAAYLTKLRAILRYLGTCDGNMEEGSMRCDANVSVRKAGDPFGTRCEIKNVNSIRFVKQAIEYEARRQVEVIEEGGTINQETRLFDSRQGVTRSMRSKEHAHDYRYFPDPDLLPLVLTEERIEKIKASLPELPDAKKQRFMQDYGLSAYDAGVLVAEQETSGFYEKVVTSSGDAKLAANWVITELFGQLNTAGKDIADSPVSAEALGRMIARIKDGTISGRIAKDVFAEMFETGKDADAIIEEKGLKQVSDTGAIEKVIDEVLAANQDKVAEYKSGKDKLFGFFVGQVMKASQGKANPGMVNELLKSKLA